One window of the Eucalyptus grandis isolate ANBG69807.140 chromosome 6, ASM1654582v1, whole genome shotgun sequence genome contains the following:
- the LOC104449444 gene encoding chloroplastic group IIA intron splicing facilitator CRS1, chloroplastic: protein MAATLFLSPPAFTNKPRFLASSSPSATSSPSPSSSSSSRVVMGEHRPTRSPDSSVSIDPGSRPSDPVRMPTAPWMRGPLLVPPREVLDLSRPRSGNRGSGDRKPEKSDRALLDRASGVRGNKAVRMIVRSIEKLAGRGEAGGGGDESGEVEFGLCLGPLKAEERKEGGARSGFGGKMPWVREGEKAVFGRAKAEKAADVAELSLEKELLGRLRKEAAKLRKWVKVKKIGVSQAVVDEIKWTWRRNELAMVKFDVPLCRNMDRAQEILEMKTGGLVIWRKKDILVLYRGIHYPYKVFQEKDHIPANGQERLSFVCMQSNPKHVMSITPLKDNQRILDEKMKGEDGQRQSTAISIDYKACSESINGSLYERETDRLLDGLGPRFVDWWMHKPLPVDADLLPEVVPGFSPPLRLCPPNERPKLTDDELTYLRKLAHPLPTHFVLGRNRKLQGLAAAIMKLWEKSLIAKIAVKWGVPNTNNEQMADELKCLTGGILLLRNKFYIILHRGKDFLPQTLTSSIVKRELELRECQVIEEDARIKASERLAAANEPLAKACSMGTLSEFLKIQTDFQEQIRGVGEVNIRVVVEIERLKKELRQEQHKLFILKSKMSKSAKQLSKLNSGWRPAKEDTDKEMMTEEEKECLRKIGLKMDGSLVLGRRGVFDGVIEAMHQHWKHREVVKVISMQRAYPQVMCTAKLLEAETGGILVSVDKLKHGHGIIIYRGKNYKRPVKLSTEHLLTKRKALLRSLEMQRFGSLKFFANRKQRKISDLQLKLAELKDQLGQ from the exons ATGGCGGCCacccttttcctctctcctcccGCATTCACGAACAAGCCGCGCTTTCTCGCTTCTTCCTCCCCAAGCGCGAcgagttctccttctccttcttcttcttcttcttccagaGTAGTAATGGGGGAGCATCGCCCCACGAGAAGCCCGGACTCCTCCGTCTCCATCGACCCCGGCTCGCGGCCGAGCGATCCGGTCAGGATGCCCACGGCCCCGTGGATGAGAGGCCCTCTCCTCGTCCCGCCCCGCGAGGTCTTGGACCTCTCGAGGCCTCGGAGCGGCAACAGAGGCTCCGGCGATCGGAAACCCGAGAAGTCGGATCGAGCTCTCCTCGACCGGGCCAGTGGCGTCAGAGGAAACAAGGCGGTGCGGATGATCGTGCGGAGCATCGAGAAGCTCGCGGGGAGGGGCGAGGCGGGCGGAGGAGGGGACGAATCGGGGGAGGTCGAGTTCGGGCTCTGTCTGGGGCCGTTGAAGGCggaggagaggaaggagggaggagccCGGTCGGGTTTTGGCGGGAAAATGCCGTGGGTGAGGGAAGGCGAGAAGGCGGTGTTCGGGAGGGCGAAGGCGGAGAAGGCGGCGGACGTGGCGGAACTGAGCCTCGAGAAGGAGTTGCTGGGGAGGCTGAGGAAGGAGGCCGCGAAGCTGCGGAAGTGGGTGAAGGTGAAGAAGATTGGAGTGTCCCAGGCGGTTGTGGATGAGATTAAGTGGACTTGGAGGAGGAACGAGCTCGCCATGGTGAAATTCGACGTCCCTCTGTGCCGCAACATGGACAGAGCTCAAGAAATCCTCGAG ATGAAGACTGGCGGCTTGgttatttggaggaaaaaagaCATTCTTGTCTTATACAGGGGAATCCACTATCCCTATAAAGTCTTTCAGGAGAAGGACCACATCCCAGCTAATGGTCAAGAAAGACTTTCCTTTGTCTGCATGCAGTCTAACCCTAAACATGTCATGTCTATAACACCGTTGAAAGATAATCAACGTATTCTGGATGAGAAGATGAAAGGAGAGGATGGACAAAGGCAGTCTACTGCCATCTCAATAGACTATAAAGCATGTTCTGAGTCAATCAATGGTTCACTGTATGAGAGGGAAACTGATAGATTGTTGGATGGCTTGGGTCCTCGCTTTGTTGACTGGTGGATGCACAAGCCATTGCCTGTAGATGCTGATTTGCTTCCAGAAGTGGTACCTGGCTTTAGTCCCCCGCTAAGACTCTGTCCCCCAAATGAACGGCCAAAGCTCACTGATGATGAGTTAACATATTTAAGGAAGCTTGCTCACCCATTGCCAACTCATTTTGTCCTTG GGAGAAACAGGAAATTGCAAGGGTTAGCTGCTGCAATTATGAAATTATGGGAGAAGAGTCTTATAGCCAAGATTGCGGTGAAGTGGGGTGTACCTAACACTAACAATGAGCAAATGGCAGATGAGCTCAAG TGTCTCACTGGAGGGATTCTGCTGCTACGAAACAAGTTCTACATTATACTTCATAGAGGCAAGGACTTTCTTCCTCAAACACTTACAAGTTCAATAGTGAAGAGGGAATTGGAGCTGAGAGAATGCCAAGTTATTGAGGAAGATGCAAGAATAAAGGCGTCTGAAAGATTAGCTGCAGCAAATGAGCCATTGGCAAAGGCTTGCTCCATGGGAACACTATCAGAATTCCTAAAAATCCAGACAGATTTTCAGGAGCAGATAAGAGGAGTGGGGGAGGTCAATATCAGAGTGGTGGTGGAAATAGAAAGACTAAAGAAGGAGCTACGACAGGAGCAGCACAAGCTTTTCATT CTTAAAAGTAAGATGAGCAAGTCAGCAAAACAGCTGTCAAAGTTGAATTCTGGATGGAGACCTGCCAAGGAGGACACAGACAAAGAGATGATGacagaagaggaaaaagagtgTTTGAGGAAGATAGGACTGAAAATGGACGGTAGTTTAGTGCTGG GAAGGCGTGGTGTCTTTGATGGTGTTATTGAAGCAATGCATCAGCACTGGAAGCATAGAGAAGTGGTCAAGGTCATTTCTATGCAGAGGGCATATCCACAGGTCATGTGTACTGCAAAACTGCTCGAAGCAGAAACTGGTGGGATTTTAGTTTCAGTTGACAAGCTGAAGCATGGCCATGGTATAATCATATACCGTGGCAAAAACTACAAGCGTCCTGTAAAGTTGTCAACAGAGCATCtactaacaaaaagaaaagcactTCTGCGATCTCTTGAAATGCAGCGATTTGGT tCACTGAAGTTTTTTGCAAATCGAAAGCAACGGAAGATCTCTGACTTGCAACTGAAACTG GCAGAACTAAAAGATCAGCTGGGACAATAA